From a region of the Gossypium raimondii isolate GPD5lz chromosome 10, ASM2569854v1, whole genome shotgun sequence genome:
- the LOC105776691 gene encoding LOW QUALITY PROTEIN: uncharacterized protein LOC105776691 (The sequence of the model RefSeq protein was modified relative to this genomic sequence to represent the inferred CDS: deleted 1 base in 1 codon), which yields MSGSTSQLIPNSSGVESLVRDICSTTSIAEFELKLGGFRLYMVWNLAGKSEPPPPPPPVSVSTNKTVEAPKSNETVSTPSLVITRPLSSSGRIESFLDKAADEGLVILQSPKVGFFMISRTIKGKRAPPSCKEKQIVKEGQVLCYIEQLGCEIPIVSDVSGEVIKILQENGDSIGYGDALIAILPSFPGIKKLQ from the exons ATGTCTGGTTCGACTAGCCAGCTTATTCCAAATTCATCTGGG GTGGAATCTTTGGTCAGAGATATATGCAGTACAACTTCCATTGCAGAGTTCGAACTAAAA CTTGGTGGATTTCGGCTATACATGGTGTGGAACTTGGCTGGAAAAAGTGAACCTCCACCTCCA CCTCCTCCTGTCAGTGTCAGCACCAATAAAACTGTTGAAGCACCTAAGTCAAATGAGACCGTTTCAACACCTTCATTAGTTATCACCAGACCGCTATCTTCTTCAGGGAGAATTGAATCATTCCTTGATAAAGCTGCAGATGAAGGTTTGGTGATTCTTCAGTCTCCAAAG GTAGGTTTCTTCATGATATCACGAACCATTAAGGGGAAGCGTGCTCCACCATCGTGTAAAGAG AAGCAAATAGTAAAGGAAGGCCAGGTGCTTTGCTACATCGAACAACTAGGCTGTGAAATTCCGATTGTG TCTGATGTATCCGGGGAGGTCATAAAAATTCTACAAGAGAATGGTG ATTCTATCGGATATGGTGATGCTCTTATTGCAATTCTCCCTTCTTTTCCTGGGATAAAGAAGCTGCAGTAG
- the LOC128033871 gene encoding uncharacterized protein LOC128033871 codes for MGNGFLDRVEDNAAVRTWSEKIQHEKGDSLAVGYVSELWDFTRVSVAQNNLQELKEIWDQWDNEVNKRLFRALAQFWNPAYSCFTFGKVDLVPTIEEYTALLRCSKVQVDRIYSKAVNIPTFLKKLINITGMSEQWVTARIKQKWDSRCIPWKSLKDLILAHPDARKKVDVFALSIYGLIVFPKVLGHIDEVVTDLFDRLDKGVTPVPVILAETFRSLNACRRTREGRFIGCAQLLLGWFHSHFWKVDRVSYQVFSESYSPLKEIVATSRIDDITEEKWMTIFQNLQEENVEWRAPWSRQFVPATQGLAGCEFSYKDDGYKRKAREMANAWNQTHRMKRLAVGPVTTSEYNEWRVRRINDNIPGPSPENGQSIEEHLRVVPSELEIIKQDLERKNAELEKKLEQMEEEKETECLRKGKRKVEEDLNSLKTDYKRLRQSVRTAGLGKTSEQWRQEVQEEKAKAGRWE; via the exons AtgggaaatgggtttcttgatagagTGGAAGACAATGCGGCCGTCCGGACTTGGTCTGAGAAGATACAGCACGaaaaaggtgatagtttggctgTGGGATACGTATCAGAGTTATGGGACTTCACTCGTGTTAGCGTAGCTCAGAACAACTTGCAAGAATTGAAGGAGATTTGGGATCAATGGGATAATGAG GTAAACAAGCGTCTGTTTCGAGCTCttgcccagttttggaatccgGCCTACAGTTGCTTCACATTCGGGAAGGttgatttggtgcctacgatagaagAGTACACAGCTTTACTTCGGTGTTCGAAGGTTCAGGTAGATAGAATTTATTCGAAAGCGGTAAATATACCGACCTTCTTGAAGAAGCTGATAAAtataacagggatgagtgagcagtgggttacAGCTCGGATTAAGCAAAAATGGGATAGTAGGTGTATTCCTTGGAAAAGTTTGAAGGACCTCATTTTAGCACACCCAGATGCGAGGAAGAAAGTAGACGTCTTTGCTTTGAGTATATATGGCTTAATTGTGTTTCCTAAGGTTTTGGGACATATTGACGAGGTGGTCACTGATTTATTTGATCGGCTTGATAAGGGAGTTACGCCAGTTCCGGTGATTTTGGCAGAAACTTTTAGGTCATTGAATGCATGTCGAAGAACAAGAGAGGgcagatttattggatgtgcgCAGCTACTACTTGGGTGGTTCcatagccacttttggaaggttgatAGAGTTTCATATCAGGTTTTCTCTGAAAGTTATTCACCGTTGAAAGAGATAGTGGCTACGTCAAGGATAGATGATATTACAGAAGAGAAATGGATGACAATCTTTCAGAATCTGCAAGAGGAGAACGTCGAGTGGAGAGCTCCGTG GTCAAGACAGTTTGTGCCTGCCACTCAAGGACTAGCTGGGTGTGAATTTTCGTATAAGGATGATGGATACAAGAGGAAGGCTCGTGAGATGGCCAATGCATGGAATCAGACTCACCGAATGAAGAGATTAGCCGTGGGTCCAGTGACAACTTCTGAGTACAACGAATGGCGTGTTAGGAGGATTAATGACAACATTCCTGGGCCAAGTCCAGAAAATGGTCAGTCGATAGAGGAGCATTTGCGCGTCGTCCCTTCTGAGCTGGAAATCATAAAGCAAGACCTGGAAAGAAAGAATGCAGAATTAGAGAAAAAACTAGaacaaatggaggaagaaaag GAAACCGAATGCCTGAGAAAAGGGAAGCGCAAAGTCGAGGAAGATCTAAACAGCTTGAAGACGGATTATAAGAGACTACGTCAGTCAGTAAGAACTGCTGGGTTGGGAAAAACCTCAGAGCAGTGGCGTCAAGAGGTTCAAGAAGAAAAAGCCAAGGCTGGCAGATGGGAATAA